The Alkaliphilus flagellatus genome includes a window with the following:
- the purN gene encoding phosphoribosylglycinamide formyltransferase: MKNIKIAVMISGGGTNLQSLIDEVHNKSVGGEIVLVVSNREDAYGLTRAKRGGIKSIVINRKQYKSDSEYEQNLINTLEEAKVELIVLAGYLAFVPIEVIKKYENRIINIHPSLIPSFCGKGFYGEKVHQEAIRRGVKVTGATVHFVNKEMDGGPIIIQKDVKVDFNDTVESLQKKVLKVEHEILPLAVRLFIDDRLRISDNRVNVL; encoded by the coding sequence ATGAAGAATATAAAAATTGCTGTTATGATTTCTGGTGGGGGTACAAATCTGCAGTCTCTAATTGATGAAGTTCACAATAAAAGTGTAGGTGGAGAAATTGTATTAGTAGTTTCTAATAGAGAGGATGCTTACGGATTAACTAGAGCTAAAAGAGGTGGGATTAAAAGTATAGTTATTAATAGAAAACAATATAAATCAGATTCGGAGTATGAACAAAACTTAATTAACACTTTAGAAGAAGCAAAGGTTGAGTTAATAGTTCTAGCAGGATACTTAGCTTTCGTTCCTATAGAAGTTATTAAAAAATATGAAAATCGTATTATTAATATACATCCATCTTTAATACCAAGCTTTTGTGGAAAAGGATTTTATGGAGAAAAAGTTCATCAAGAGGCAATTAGGAGAGGGGTAAAAGTTACGGGAGCAACAGTGCATTTTGTTAATAAAGAAATGGACGGGGGACCTATAATTATTCAAAAAGATGTAAAGGTGGATTTCAATGATACGGTAGAAAGTCTACAGAAAAAGGTATTAAAGGTAGAGCATGAAATTTTACCATTAGCGGTTAGATTGTTTATAGATGATAGATTAAGAATTAGCGATAATCGAGTTAATGTATTGTAA
- the purH gene encoding bifunctional phosphoribosylaminoimidazolecarboxamide formyltransferase/IMP cyclohydrolase: MIKRALISVSNKEGIVELAKKLVDLNIEILSTGGTAKLLREAKVEVKDVSDITGFPECLDGRVKTLHPSVHGGILAIRSNNEHMQTLENLNIRSIDLVIINLYPFKETILKEGVQLEEAIENIDIGGPTMLRAAAKNYNDVTVVIDPMDYDVIIEEIKNKGNTSTETRYNLALKVFEHTAHYDSLIANYLRKKSDIFPEYLTLTYEKVQDLRYGENPHQMAAFYKEVGNNKATLVDGIQIQGKELSFNNINDANGALELLKEFEEPTVVAVKHTNPCGVASGKDIDEAWEKAYSADPLSIFGGIIAANRPITKKIADSMKEIFLEVVIAPDFTEEALKVFEEKKNLRLIKIENICSHSKEQWQIKKVQGGILVQEENNTLIKELKVVTNTAPNEEEHQDLVFAFKIVKHVKSNAIVLVKNKQTLAIGPGQTSRIWALQNAIGNSAHSLEGSVLASDAFFPFRDCVDEAAKAGVSAIIQPGGSIKDNTSIEACNEHGISMVFTGMRHFKH, encoded by the coding sequence ATGATAAAACGAGCTTTAATAAGCGTTTCTAATAAAGAAGGAATTGTGGAATTAGCAAAAAAACTTGTAGACTTAAATATAGAAATACTTTCAACAGGTGGTACAGCAAAGCTATTAAGAGAAGCAAAAGTTGAAGTAAAGGATGTTTCAGATATAACAGGCTTTCCAGAATGCCTAGATGGAAGGGTAAAAACCTTACATCCTTCAGTACATGGTGGAATACTAGCTATTAGAAGTAATAATGAGCATATGCAGACACTAGAAAACTTAAATATTAGATCTATAGATTTAGTTATAATTAACCTATATCCCTTTAAAGAGACAATTTTAAAAGAAGGTGTACAGTTAGAGGAAGCAATTGAAAACATAGATATTGGAGGCCCTACAATGTTGAGGGCAGCAGCAAAAAACTATAATGATGTGACTGTAGTAATAGATCCAATGGATTATGATGTGATCATTGAAGAAATAAAAAACAAGGGGAATACTAGCACAGAAACAAGATATAATCTTGCGTTAAAAGTATTTGAGCATACAGCACATTATGATAGCTTAATAGCTAATTATTTGCGAAAAAAATCTGACATATTTCCTGAATATTTGACTTTAACTTATGAAAAAGTACAAGATCTGCGTTATGGAGAAAATCCACATCAAATGGCAGCATTTTATAAAGAAGTGGGTAATAACAAAGCTACATTAGTAGATGGAATTCAGATTCAAGGTAAGGAGCTATCCTTTAATAATATTAATGACGCAAACGGGGCATTAGAGTTGTTAAAGGAATTCGAAGAGCCAACAGTAGTGGCAGTAAAGCATACCAATCCTTGTGGCGTAGCATCTGGTAAAGATATTGACGAAGCTTGGGAGAAGGCCTACAGTGCCGATCCACTTTCAATATTTGGTGGTATTATTGCAGCCAACAGGCCTATTACAAAAAAAATAGCTGACTCTATGAAGGAAATTTTTCTCGAAGTAGTTATCGCCCCAGATTTTACAGAAGAAGCATTAAAAGTATTTGAAGAGAAAAAAAATCTTCGTTTAATTAAAATAGAAAATATATGTAGTCATTCTAAAGAACAATGGCAGATAAAGAAAGTACAGGGTGGTATTTTAGTGCAGGAAGAGAATAATACCCTAATAAAGGAACTAAAAGTAGTAACCAATACAGCCCCAAATGAAGAAGAACATCAAGACTTGGTATTCGCCTTTAAGATAGTAAAACATGTAAAATCAAATGCTATTGTCTTAGTAAAAAACAAACAAACATTAGCTATAGGACCAGGTCAGACAAGTCGAATTTGGGCATTGCAAAACGCTATTGGAAATAGTGCCCACTCTCTTGAAGGAAGTGTTTTAGCATCAGATGCTTTCTTTCCATTTAGAGATTGTGTAGATGAGGCAGCAAAGGCAGGAGTTAGTGCTATTATTCAACCTGGCGGATCTATTAAAGATAATACATCTATTGAAGCTTGTAATGAACACGGTATTTCTATGGTGTTTACGGGAATGAGACATTTTAAACATTAA